A single genomic interval of Hemiscyllium ocellatum isolate sHemOce1 chromosome 44, sHemOce1.pat.X.cur, whole genome shotgun sequence harbors:
- the LOC132835262 gene encoding uncharacterized protein LOC132835262 → MKRKKRSGNPKIEECDIWLDTRELKRKKVESHSISKLLKPLSRRNHTAEVAVNFTQARAPQQCIKQTTVSSFFFPKAQGKLADPTRTSILSAVGAASSNSVTEKETYTDQPELITDNDFCRDNFGCSTPVSHEERLPSILRAVHCNSEERVPLCGTTHGNTAHIPNKQAHQLFKEREHSCLKGGANINIVEYELPSAHGAAGVTCASVATPSEPPNDFTQLDFTQDSQGNRVISHRKVTRSPVMNYTSYKGMPVPNGKSTDFPAAASEILSMQSFETGLLGKLTSTQQNVNRQKKLSKRQEVAHLPKKLNSDCFRDVFPENKENVFGPMLNFNLASLERPSLSPGTKSFLHHWNVPQGTEAFQQPKTACSDQSVLSLLFSQDSQGNRVISHRRTDSRHGAVVSNNQNLPLGVSGGICYNVPLKERLHHSGLWCESSSIAQLKYDDPQADLLFTQDSEGYAVIKHC, encoded by the exons ATGAAGCGCAAAAAGAGGTCTGGAAACCCAAAGATAGAGGAATGCGACATTTGGTTGGACACAAGGGAGCTAAAGAGGAAGAAAGTGGAG TCCCATTCCATTTCAAAGCTGCTGAAGCCACTGTCCAGAAGGAATCACACTGCCGAGGTTGCTGTAAATTTCACTCAGGCAAGGGCTCCTCAGCAGTGCATAAAACAGACAACAGTCTCttccttcttctttccaaagGCTCAAG GTAAACTTGCAGACCCCACACGCACATCAATCCTGAGTGCTGTGGGTGCTGCCTCCTCAAATTCTGTCACTGAAAAGGAAACATACACAGATCAGCCTGAGCTGATCACTGACAATGATTTCTGCAGAGACAACTTTGGCTGCTCCACTCCTGTGAGCCACGAGGAGAGGTTACCATCAATCTTAAGAGCTGTCCACTGcaactcagaggagagagtgccTCTTTGTGGAACTACACATGGCAACACTGCCCACATTCCAAATAAGCAGGCTCACCAGCTGTTCAAGGAAAGAGAACATTCCTGTCTTAAGGGTGGTGCCAACATCAATATTGTAGAGTATGAGTTACCATCTGCACATGGTGCTGCAGGAGTAACATGTGCATCTGTTGCCACTCCGAGTGAGCCTCCTAATGATTTTACTCAGCTGGATTTCACTCAAGACTCGCAAGGAAATAGAGTTATCTCGCACAGGAAGGTAACCAGATCACCAGTCATGAATTACACATCATATAAGGGCATGCCTGTTCCCAACGGGAAGTCCACTGACTTTCCAGCCGCTGCGTCAGAAATCCTGAGCATGCAGAGTTTCGAAACAGGGTTACTTGGCAAGCTTACCTCCACACAACAAAATGTGAACAGACAAAAGAAGTTATCGAAAAGGCAAGAAGTGGCACACTTGCCTAAGAAATTAAattcagattgtttcagagaTGTATTtccagagaacaaagaaaatgtcttTGGGCCCATGTTGAACTTTAATCTAGCATCTTTGGAAAGACCTTCGCTATCACCAGGAACCAAATCATTTCTGCACCATTGGAATGTACCCCAAGGTACTGAGGCTTTCCAACAGCCCAAAACAGCATGCAGTGATCAGAGTGTGCTGTCACTCCTGTTCAGCCAAGACTCCCAGGGAAACAGAGTTATCTCTCACCGGCGCACAGACAGCAGGCACGGAGCAGTTGTTTCCAACAATCAGAACCTTCCATTGGGCGTCAGTGGGGGCATATGCTATAATGTTCCTCTGAAAGAGAGACTGCATCATTCAGGCCTCTGGTGTGAATCATCCAGCATAGCACAGTTGAAATATGATGATCCACAAGCAGATTTGCTGTTTACACAAGATTCTGAAGGCTATGCAGTGATCAAACATTGTTAA